The following proteins are co-located in the Halanaerobiaceae bacterium ANBcell28 genome:
- the def gene encoding peptide deformylase — MAILKIRKLGDPVLRSNAKKVNEINEKTRELLKNMADTMYDAPGIGLAAPQVGVLQRIVVVDVDDENGLIELINPEIVSSSEEKDIFEEGCLSVPEQTAEVIRPSKIRVKALDRNAKEIEFDAHGLLARAIQHELDHLEGVLFIDKV; from the coding sequence ATGGCAATTTTAAAAATTAGAAAACTTGGTGATCCAGTTTTGCGCTCAAATGCTAAAAAAGTAAATGAAATAAATGAAAAGACAAGGGAATTACTTAAAAACATGGCTGATACAATGTATGATGCCCCTGGAATTGGCCTGGCCGCTCCACAAGTTGGAGTTTTACAAAGAATAGTTGTTGTTGATGTTGACGATGAGAATGGTTTGATTGAGTTAATAAATCCGGAAATTGTGTCCTCTTCTGAAGAAAAAGATATATTTGAGGAAGGTTGTTTAAGCGTACCGGAACAGACTGCTGAAGTAATTAGGCCAAGTAAAATAAGAGTCAAGGCTTTAGATAGAAATGCTAAAGAAATTGAGTTTGATGCACATGGTTTATTAGCACGTGCAATTCAACATGAATTAGATCATTTAGAGGGTGTTTTATTTATAGATAAAGTGTAA
- the priA gene encoding primosomal protein N': MSKYVEVIVDIPVNEVDKIFHYKVPTELEDRLSIGQAVLLPFANRKIIGFIIGFTDNPGIEDKRIKNIIKVISNISFFDDKLLELFQWMSSYYKSNLIKIIRAAIPTGVLNDKVKEKKIKYAILNKAPEQIKEFIQKHGDKAYKQAKILELLLDKNMAIQTSELAKLASTSYGTLKRLAEKGIIKIIEEKHERRPFMQVDTEFKKSFKATAAQSKVINRINQEIQQNKQGAFLLHGVTGSGKTEVYLQVIEYALNKGGGAIVLVPEISLTPMMVKRFYSRFEDLIAVLHSNLSLGERYDEWLRLKRGEAKIAIGARSAIFAPVKNLSLIILDEEHETSYKQGDYPYYHAREIALKRSKILNATVILGSATPSLESYYFAEKDIFKYLSLDKRVNNDSLPPVKIIDMRDELKQGNLSIFSADLQKGISATLKKGEQVLIFLNRRGYANFILCRECGEVIRCQNCDISLTYHANNNHLKCHYCEYTINVPKLCPGCESKYLRQFGLGTERLEEELKRLYPQAKIDRMDVDTTSRKGSHRHILNRLESGETDILIGTQMVAKGHDYPNISLVGVISADTILNIPDFRSAERSFQLLTQVAGRTGRGDKKGKVIIQTYTPEHYSIKAAEIHDYKDFYQKEITYRKEFNYPPFSQMVNIIIQSKYENKVISASERLNDFLNNYKGLIHDILGPGPAAISKIQNRYRWQIILKFSGYKKRNYVLSEIKNKFFSKKEKDLIYSIDVDPQKML; this comes from the coding sequence ATGAGTAAATATGTTGAAGTTATAGTTGATATACCCGTTAATGAGGTTGATAAAATATTTCATTATAAAGTACCCACTGAATTAGAAGATAGATTAAGTATTGGTCAAGCGGTATTGTTGCCTTTTGCTAACAGAAAAATTATTGGTTTCATAATAGGTTTTACTGATAACCCAGGGATAGAAGATAAAAGGATAAAAAACATAATCAAAGTCATTTCAAATATTTCTTTTTTTGATGATAAATTATTAGAACTTTTTCAGTGGATGTCTTCATATTATAAATCAAATCTTATAAAAATTATAAGAGCAGCGATTCCAACAGGCGTACTAAATGATAAAGTTAAAGAAAAAAAAATAAAATATGCAATACTGAATAAAGCTCCTGAGCAGATAAAAGAATTTATTCAAAAACATGGAGATAAAGCATATAAACAGGCGAAAATTTTAGAATTATTGTTAGATAAGAATATGGCAATTCAGACAAGTGAACTTGCTAAATTAGCATCCACATCATATGGAACGTTGAAACGCCTTGCTGAAAAAGGGATTATTAAAATTATTGAAGAAAAGCACGAAAGACGACCATTTATGCAAGTTGATACGGAATTTAAAAAATCATTTAAGGCAACTGCAGCACAATCAAAAGTGATAAATCGTATAAATCAAGAAATTCAGCAAAATAAACAAGGGGCATTTTTATTGCACGGAGTAACTGGTAGCGGAAAAACCGAAGTATATTTGCAGGTAATTGAATATGCATTAAATAAAGGTGGAGGCGCAATTGTTCTTGTACCAGAGATATCATTAACACCAATGATGGTTAAGAGGTTTTATAGCAGATTTGAGGACTTAATTGCAGTCTTACATAGTAATCTATCATTAGGTGAACGTTATGATGAGTGGTTGCGTTTAAAAAGAGGTGAAGCAAAGATAGCTATAGGTGCACGTTCAGCAATATTTGCCCCAGTAAAAAACTTGTCACTTATTATTTTAGATGAGGAGCATGAAACATCCTATAAACAGGGCGATTATCCATATTATCATGCTCGCGAAATAGCTTTGAAAAGGAGTAAAATTTTAAATGCCACTGTCATTTTAGGATCAGCTACTCCATCATTGGAAAGTTATTATTTTGCAGAAAAAGATATTTTTAAATATTTAAGTTTGGATAAAAGGGTTAATAATGATAGTTTACCACCAGTAAAAATTATAGACATGAGAGATGAATTAAAACAAGGTAATTTAAGTATATTTAGTGCTGACTTACAAAAGGGAATAAGTGCTACTTTAAAAAAAGGTGAACAAGTCCTAATTTTTCTAAATAGAAGAGGATATGCTAACTTTATACTTTGTCGGGAATGCGGAGAAGTTATTCGTTGTCAAAACTGTGATATTTCTCTAACTTATCATGCAAATAATAATCATCTAAAATGCCATTATTGTGAGTACACTATCAATGTGCCAAAATTATGTCCTGGATGTGAAAGTAAGTATTTACGTCAATTCGGATTAGGTACTGAACGCCTAGAGGAGGAATTAAAACGACTATATCCTCAAGCGAAAATAGATAGAATGGACGTTGATACTACCTCTCGCAAGGGTTCTCATCGTCATATTCTAAATAGATTAGAAAGCGGAGAAACTGATATTTTAATTGGAACTCAGATGGTAGCCAAAGGACATGATTATCCAAATATTTCTTTGGTTGGTGTTATTTCAGCTGATACTATTTTAAATATACCTGATTTTAGATCTGCAGAACGAAGTTTTCAACTTTTAACACAAGTTGCCGGTAGAACAGGCCGTGGAGATAAAAAAGGTAAGGTAATAATTCAGACTTATACCCCTGAACATTATAGTATAAAAGCTGCTGAAATTCATGACTATAAGGATTTTTACCAAAAAGAAATTACTTATAGAAAAGAATTTAATTATCCACCTTTTTCACAAATGGTAAATATAATAATACAGTCAAAGTATGAAAATAAGGTTATTTCTGCTTCAGAAAGATTAAATGATTTTTTAAATAATTATAAGGGGCTTATTCATGATATCCTTGGTCCAGGACCCGCTGCAATTAGTAAAATTCAAAACAGATATCGTTGGCAAATAATACTTAAGTTTTCAGGTTATAAGAAAAGAAATTATGTTTTATCAGAAATAAAGAATAAATTTTTCTCTAAAAAGGAGAAAGATCTAATCTATAGTATTGATGTAGATCCTCAAAAGATGTTATAA
- a CDS encoding lysylphosphatidylglycerol synthase transmembrane domain-containing protein, which yields MEDKQKGYYLDSKTVFKGLRITIGLSLLFSAILILMTLDREEFLRAIKRVDFIFFIQIIVLVIINIVSAGIKFKVMIAATGSSISLKEAMKLHLAGSFISNVTPMATGGGPFQIYFLLRRGMNLGQSTTIVLTQFILRIFFFTFASLIFFIFFSDLISPGILPSYIFYFAIGIGFFITVSIIIISIFPSILDKLLRLLFKIRILKKLVKRSYKLKRFIVNGRKELEEFHQSMELLVKHKDKVFLAALSTFVFWTSMFMIIPVILRGLGHHPYYFRAYVMQTIFNLVIPYMPTPGASGVAELGFASIFITFIPRGIIGIVTLLWRFFTFYLILIIGGLVTFKELGWDRVKNE from the coding sequence ATGGAAGATAAGCAAAAAGGATACTATCTTGATTCGAAGACTGTATTTAAAGGCTTAAGAATTACTATAGGTCTTAGTCTTTTATTTTCCGCTATATTGATATTAATGACTTTAGATAGAGAAGAATTTTTAAGAGCAATAAAAAGAGTGGATTTTATATTTTTTATACAAATTATCGTTTTAGTGATAATTAACATAGTTTCAGCTGGTATAAAATTCAAAGTTATGATTGCTGCTACTGGGAGTAGTATCAGTTTAAAAGAAGCTATGAAATTACATTTAGCAGGATCTTTTATTTCTAATGTAACACCTATGGCAACAGGTGGTGGTCCTTTTCAAATTTATTTTTTACTTAGAAGAGGTATGAATTTAGGTCAGAGCACTACTATTGTTTTAACACAGTTTATTTTAAGGATATTTTTCTTTACATTTGCTAGCTTGATATTCTTTATATTTTTTAGTGATCTAATATCTCCTGGGATATTGCCTTCTTATATTTTTTATTTTGCTATAGGTATAGGTTTTTTTATTACAGTTTCTATTATTATAATCAGTATTTTTCCTTCAATACTGGATAAATTACTTAGGCTATTATTTAAGATTAGAATTTTAAAGAAACTTGTTAAAAGAAGTTATAAATTAAAGAGATTTATTGTTAATGGTCGTAAAGAATTAGAAGAATTTCATCAGTCGATGGAATTATTAGTAAAGCACAAAGATAAGGTGTTTTTGGCTGCCTTAAGTACTTTTGTGTTCTGGACTTCTATGTTTATGATTATCCCAGTTATACTTAGGGGTCTTGGTCATCATCCATATTATTTTAGAGCCTATGTAATGCAAACCATTTTTAATCTTGTAATACCTTATATGCCTACTCCGGGGGCTAGTGGTGTTGCGGAATTGGGATTTGCTTCTATTTTTATTACGTTTATACCGAGAGGAATCATAGGGATAGTCACTTTATTATGGCGTTTTTTTACATTTTATTTAATTTTAATAATTGGTGGTTTGGTAACTTTTAAAGAATTAGGATGGGATAGGGTTAAAAATGAGTAA
- the metK gene encoding methionine adenosyltransferase, translating into MAEKYLFTSESVTEGHPDKIADQISDAVLDAIIKDDPNARVACETLVTTGLILVSGEISTDCYVDITDIARKTVQNIGYNRAKYGFDGSTCAVLTAIDEQSADIALGVDNSLEVKEGKEEDQLGAGDQGLMFGYACNETPELMPLPITLAHKLAQRLTEVRKKNILPYLRPDGKTQVTVEYQDGKIVRIDKILVSTQHSPDISRSELEQDIKKSVIDHIVPEELLSDTEILVNPTGRFVIGGPNGDTGLTGRKIIVDTYGGFARHGGGAFSGKDPTKVDRSASYAARYVAKNIVAAELADKCEVQLAYAIGVAHPVSIMVDTFETAKISQENIERLVKENFDLRPAQIIKELDLLRPIYNQVAKYGHFGRNDLSLPWEKTDKVEILRSAAKNL; encoded by the coding sequence ATGGCAGAAAAATATTTGTTTACATCAGAATCTGTTACTGAAGGTCATCCTGATAAAATTGCGGATCAAATATCCGATGCAGTACTTGATGCTATAATAAAAGATGATCCAAATGCTAGAGTTGCTTGTGAAACTTTAGTTACTACAGGTTTGATTTTAGTATCAGGAGAGATATCAACAGATTGTTATGTAGATATAACAGATATTGCAAGAAAAACGGTTCAGAATATAGGTTATAATAGAGCAAAATATGGGTTTGATGGAAGTACTTGTGCTGTACTGACAGCTATCGATGAACAGTCAGCAGATATAGCTCTTGGTGTAGATAACTCACTGGAAGTTAAGGAAGGTAAGGAAGAAGATCAATTAGGTGCAGGTGATCAGGGGTTAATGTTTGGTTATGCTTGTAATGAAACACCTGAATTAATGCCTTTGCCTATTACTCTAGCTCACAAGTTGGCACAAAGGTTAACGGAGGTTCGTAAAAAAAATATTCTTCCATATTTAAGACCAGATGGGAAAACACAGGTGACTGTTGAATATCAGGATGGAAAGATTGTAAGAATTGATAAGATATTAGTTTCAACTCAACATAGTCCAGATATTAGCAGGTCGGAGTTGGAACAAGATATAAAGAAATCAGTTATAGATCATATTGTTCCTGAAGAACTATTGAGTGATACAGAAATCCTAGTTAATCCAACAGGGCGTTTTGTTATTGGTGGTCCTAATGGGGATACTGGATTAACAGGTAGAAAAATAATTGTTGATACATATGGAGGATTTGCACGTCATGGAGGTGGAGCTTTTTCAGGGAAAGACCCAACAAAAGTAGATCGTTCTGCTTCATATGCAGCTCGTTATGTTGCTAAGAATATTGTAGCAGCTGAGTTAGCAGATAAGTGTGAAGTACAACTGGCTTATGCTATTGGAGTTGCACATCCTGTTTCGATTATGGTTGATACATTTGAAACCGCTAAAATAAGTCAAGAAAACATAGAAAGGTTGGTTAAAGAAAACTTTGACCTTCGTCCAGCTCAGATAATTAAAGAATTGGATTTATTAAGACCTATCTATAATCAAGTTGCTAAGTATGGGCATTTTGGTAGAAATGATTTATCACTTCCATGGGAAAAAACCGACAAAGTAGAAATATTAAGAAGTGCCGCAAAGAATTTATAA
- the lgt gene encoding prolipoprotein diacylglyceryl transferase: MIDPVAFEIASFSIRWYGIIIGLAFLLSLFLVIKEAEKQEIEEDFILDLFILMLPLAIIGTRLYFVIFNWPFYRQNLSMIFAFRSGGLAIHGGIITGIIVLYYFCKKRRVSFFKITDLLAPYLALGQAIGRWGNFINQEAFGGVVSKEFISIFPEFIQRQMFIGGNYYHPAFLYESIWNFFVFLLLISLRKKDFVQKGDIFLLYIIGYSIGRLFIEGIRTDSLMLGPFRVAQLVSITAILLGAIVLYKKHISTKNE, from the coding sequence ATGATTGATCCTGTTGCTTTTGAAATTGCTTCTTTTAGCATTAGATGGTATGGTATTATCATTGGCTTAGCGTTTTTATTATCGCTTTTTTTGGTAATTAAAGAAGCAGAGAAACAAGAAATTGAAGAGGATTTTATTTTAGACCTTTTTATTCTTATGTTACCATTGGCTATTATTGGTACAAGACTTTATTTTGTAATTTTCAATTGGCCATTTTATCGCCAAAATCTATCGATGATATTTGCTTTTAGATCAGGCGGTTTAGCAATTCACGGAGGTATAATTACTGGGATAATAGTTTTGTATTATTTTTGTAAAAAAAGGCGTGTATCATTTTTTAAAATAACAGACCTTCTTGCTCCTTATTTAGCTTTAGGACAAGCAATTGGCAGGTGGGGTAATTTTATAAATCAAGAAGCCTTTGGTGGAGTTGTTAGTAAAGAATTTATTAGTATCTTTCCAGAGTTTATACAGCGCCAGATGTTTATAGGTGGTAATTATTATCATCCTGCGTTCTTATACGAATCAATATGGAATTTTTTCGTTTTTTTGCTTTTGATTAGCTTGCGGAAAAAAGATTTTGTGCAAAAAGGTGATATTTTCCTACTTTATATTATTGGATATTCTATAGGTCGTTTATTTATAGAAGGAATTCGAACTGATAGTCTTATGCTTGGACCATTTAGAGTTGCGCAGTTAGTAAGTATAACTGCTATATTGTTAGGGGCTATAGTTTTGTATAAAAAACATATAAGCACAAAAAATGAGTAG
- a CDS encoding DUF1540 domain-containing protein — translation MANTITCDVENCVYNKEKSCEREEIRVLSNTPETTGNETISCMSFRASQSKEANAKPELAETHV, via the coding sequence ATGGCAAATACAATTACCTGCGATGTAGAAAACTGTGTTTATAATAAAGAAAAATCCTGTGAAAGAGAAGAAATTCGAGTTTTATCTAATACTCCTGAAACCACAGGAAACGAAACAATTAGTTGTATGAGTTTCAGAGCAAGTCAATCTAAAGAAGCAAATGCTAAACCAGAGTTAGCTGAAACCCATGTCTAA
- the rpoZ gene encoding DNA-directed RNA polymerase subunit omega, with product MITYPSIDKLKGKVDSHYTLVILAARRARQLNVGGNELLEEYKTRKPVSRSLEEISADKVTYRK from the coding sequence ATGATTACATATCCTTCTATTGATAAATTAAAGGGAAAAGTTGATAGTCATTATACTTTGGTTATACTGGCAGCCAGGAGAGCTAGACAATTAAATGTTGGAGGGAACGAATTACTTGAGGAGTATAAGACCAGAAAACCTGTGTCTAGGAGTTTAGAAGAAATTTCAGCTGATAAGGTGACTTATCGCAAGTAG
- the gmk gene encoding guanylate kinase — MRKGNLFVLSGPSGVGKGTVLERLLENYDGIDFSTSVTTRGRRPGEVEGKDYFFISVEDFFQMVEEKKFIEWAEVHNNYYGTPKEYVKKALERGKDIILDIDIQGASVVNKMYPEAIFVFLVPPSLSELESRLDKRGTEDKNSKEVRLKNARDELAEINKYDYQIVNDKLDETVKVLKAIIIAEKHKIRK, encoded by the coding sequence GTGAGAAAAGGTAATCTTTTTGTTCTTTCTGGGCCTTCTGGAGTAGGAAAAGGTACGGTTCTAGAAAGGCTTTTGGAAAATTATGATGGCATAGATTTTTCAACTTCTGTAACAACACGTGGTCGTAGACCTGGTGAGGTAGAAGGTAAAGATTATTTCTTCATATCTGTAGAAGATTTTTTTCAGATGGTTGAAGAAAAAAAGTTTATCGAATGGGCAGAAGTACATAATAATTATTATGGGACTCCTAAAGAATATGTAAAAAAGGCTTTAGAGAGAGGAAAAGATATTATACTGGATATAGACATACAGGGTGCTAGCGTTGTTAACAAAATGTATCCAGAAGCTATCTTTGTTTTTCTTGTGCCGCCTTCTTTGTCAGAATTAGAATCTAGGTTAGATAAAAGAGGAACTGAAGATAAAAATAGCAAAGAAGTTCGTTTGAAAAATGCACGCGATGAATTAGCAGAAATAAATAAGTATGATTACCAAATTGTTAATGATAAGTTAGATGAGACTGTAAAAGTTTTAAAAGCAATTATAATAGCCGAAAAACATAAAATAAGAAAATAA
- a CDS encoding DUF370 domain-containing protein, producing MNNVNLINIGFGNIVAGNRVIAIVSPESAPIKRIIQEARERGMLIDATYGRRTRAVIITDSDHVVLSAIQPETVSHRLNEED from the coding sequence ATGAATAATGTAAACTTAATTAATATTGGATTTGGAAATATTGTTGCGGGAAATAGAGTAATTGCTATAGTAAGTCCAGAATCTGCTCCTATAAAGCGAATAATTCAGGAAGCAAGAGAAAGAGGAATGTTAATAGATGCTACATATGGAAGAAGGACAAGGGCGGTTATTATAACTGATAGTGATCATGTTGTATTATCGGCTATTCAGCCTGAAACTGTTTCCCATCGCCTAAATGAAGAAGATTAG
- a CDS encoding calcium-translocating P-type ATPase, SERCA-type — MLANKEYYLLDKDELVENFNFSMERGLSKREVKRRQYEYGKNLIEENDKKSLIGIFLGQFKDFMIIVLMVATALSLLMGEFTDGITILAIIILNGIMGFIQEYRAEKSLEELKKLSAPIARVLRDGTIEELNAEELVPGDVILLEIGDKIPADCRILSSNALQIDESLLTGESVPVDKSDQNLYRRGIELANQFNMIFMGTSITRGKCKALVVSTGMDTEMGKIAHLLGKNKNELTPLQKRLKNLGKWLVILSLLVTVAIVIIGILKGQSTYNMLMAGVSLAVAAIPEGLPAIVTLVLAIGVQKMIKSNAIVRKLPAVETLGCSTVICSDKTGTLTQNKMTLKKIFSDNKIIEFDPSDKDLSVKKLLKVSSLCTTVELTSEEKKGAFNKVKEFFGGTSIPEMLGDPTEIALVRAYYQVGNSFIKLKDQYKIKSEESFNSARKRMSVLVETPTRKKELWIKGAPEVILNRCNYIEVNGKKRQLSNESKNQILRANDNMAGEALRVLAVAYREFHNKVEKNKLKKYESNLVFLGLVAFIDPPRPEVYKAVKKCYQAGIKPVMITGDHKITASVIAQDIGIINKESSVITGSDIKNMDDNKLEKMVRDVQVFARISPEDKLRIVKAFKKNGEVVAMTGDGVNDAPAVKEADIGIAMGKKGTDVTKEVSSLVLADDNFATIVHAIKEGRKIYNNIRKFIKYLLACNIGELLAIFIGIFMGLPLPLLPIQILWVNLVTDGLPALALGLDDDSDDVMKKPPRDPKESVFAHGMISHIASQGSLIGISTMTAFLIAIFRFGTDIDTARTMAFSTLVFSQLIFVFSCRSEEHSFWQLSPFRNMYLVLAVLVSTIMQLVVIYSPLFSSFFNTQRLDIQQWLVVIILSMWSTITIDFFRNILRNDKEKG; from the coding sequence ATGTTAGCAAACAAGGAATATTATTTGCTGGATAAGGATGAACTTGTAGAAAACTTTAATTTTTCTATGGAAAGAGGTTTATCTAAAAGAGAAGTAAAAAGACGCCAATATGAATATGGTAAAAATCTCATCGAAGAAAATGACAAAAAAAGTCTCATTGGTATATTTTTAGGTCAATTTAAAGATTTTATGATTATTGTATTAATGGTTGCAACCGCTTTATCATTATTGATGGGTGAGTTTACAGATGGTATTACTATACTAGCTATCATAATACTTAATGGTATTATGGGTTTTATTCAGGAATATCGTGCAGAAAAATCTCTAGAGGAGTTAAAGAAACTATCAGCTCCAATAGCTAGAGTGCTAAGGGATGGGACTATTGAAGAGCTAAATGCAGAAGAATTAGTTCCAGGAGATGTAATATTATTGGAAATTGGTGATAAAATACCTGCTGATTGTAGAATATTATCTTCCAATGCTTTGCAAATTGATGAATCTTTATTAACAGGAGAATCTGTTCCTGTAGATAAATCTGATCAAAATTTGTATAGAAGAGGAATAGAACTAGCTAATCAATTTAATATGATTTTTATGGGTACATCAATTACCAGAGGGAAGTGTAAGGCCCTTGTGGTTAGTACTGGTATGGACACGGAAATGGGTAAAATAGCACATCTTTTAGGAAAAAATAAGAACGAATTAACACCTTTACAGAAAAGGTTAAAAAATCTTGGTAAATGGTTAGTGATTTTGAGTCTATTAGTTACTGTAGCAATAGTAATAATAGGTATCTTAAAAGGTCAGTCTACTTATAATATGTTAATGGCTGGAGTGAGTCTGGCTGTTGCGGCTATACCAGAAGGATTACCTGCAATTGTAACTTTAGTTTTAGCTATTGGTGTACAAAAAATGATAAAAAGCAATGCTATAGTAAGAAAGTTACCTGCTGTGGAAACACTTGGTTGTTCAACTGTAATTTGTTCCGATAAAACAGGAACATTAACACAAAATAAAATGACACTTAAAAAAATATTTTCAGATAATAAAATTATAGAATTTGATCCTTCTGATAAGGATCTATCAGTAAAAAAATTATTGAAAGTGTCTTCACTATGTACTACAGTAGAGTTAACAAGTGAAGAAAAAAAAGGGGCTTTTAATAAGGTGAAAGAGTTTTTTGGGGGAACTTCTATACCTGAAATGCTTGGCGATCCGACAGAGATAGCTTTAGTAAGAGCATATTATCAGGTGGGAAATTCATTCATAAAGCTAAAAGATCAATATAAAATAAAATCAGAAGAAAGCTTTAATTCAGCTCGTAAAAGAATGTCTGTATTGGTTGAAACACCTACTCGGAAAAAAGAACTTTGGATAAAGGGTGCTCCTGAAGTAATTTTAAACAGATGCAATTATATAGAAGTTAACGGCAAAAAAAGACAGTTAAGTAATGAGAGTAAAAATCAGATATTAAGAGCAAATGACAATATGGCAGGAGAAGCTTTGCGAGTTTTAGCTGTAGCTTATCGTGAATTTCACAATAAAGTAGAAAAAAATAAATTAAAAAAGTATGAGAGTAATTTAGTCTTTTTAGGCTTGGTAGCTTTTATAGATCCACCTAGGCCTGAAGTATATAAAGCTGTAAAAAAATGTTACCAAGCAGGAATTAAACCAGTTATGATAACTGGAGATCATAAAATAACAGCTAGTGTTATTGCACAAGATATCGGTATTATTAATAAAGAAAGTTCAGTTATTACAGGGTCAGACATAAAAAATATGGATGATAATAAGCTGGAAAAAATGGTAAGAGATGTTCAAGTCTTTGCCCGGATATCTCCTGAAGATAAATTAAGAATAGTAAAAGCTTTTAAGAAAAACGGAGAAGTTGTTGCAATGACAGGCGATGGTGTTAACGATGCGCCTGCAGTTAAAGAAGCAGACATCGGTATAGCTATGGGTAAGAAAGGGACTGATGTAACTAAAGAAGTTTCTTCTTTAGTGTTAGCAGATGATAATTTTGCTACAATAGTGCATGCTATAAAAGAAGGACGTAAAATATATAATAATATCAGGAAATTTATTAAATACCTTTTGGCTTGTAATATTGGGGAGTTACTTGCTATATTTATTGGTATATTTATGGGTCTTCCGCTACCTTTGTTACCTATACAAATATTATGGGTTAATTTAGTAACTGATGGTTTGCCTGCGTTAGCTCTTGGGCTTGATGATGATAGTGATGATGTTATGAAAAAGCCTCCGCGTGATCCTAAAGAAAGTGTTTTTGCTCATGGAATGATTAGTCATATTGCTAGTCAGGGTTCTTTAATTGGTATAAGTACTATGACTGCTTTTTTGATTGCTATCTTTAGATTTGGTACAGATATTGATACTGCACGCACAATGGCATTTTCCACTTTGGTTTTTTCCCAATTAATATTTGTATTTAGCTGTCGCTCTGAGGAACACTCTTTCTGGCAATTATCTCCATTTAGAAATATGTACTTGGTTTTGGCAGTGTTAGTATCAACAATTATGCAGCTAGTAGTAATTTATTCACCTTTATTTAGCTCGTTTTTTAACACACAAAGGTTAGATATACAGCAGTGGTTAGTAGTAATAATCCTATCAATGTGGTCTACAATTACTATAGATTTTTTTAGAAATATTTTAAGAAATGATAAAGAAAAAGGATAG